Part of the Candidatus Hydrogenedens sp. genome, TTTTAACGAAGTCGAGAAGTATTTGTTGCAATTTATCAATAAATTCAATCTTGTAGGAAAGTCGTTTTTTTTCTTCCTGACTATTAGGCCAGTAGGAATTAAACAGGACAAAATCACCAAAATCAGCTATTTGTACCCTTCCTTCATCTGTAAAAGCAGGTTCATTTATTTCTATTATTTGTAGAGGTTTCTTTTTGCAGAAAAATGCAGTTCCACTATAACCGGGTTTTTTAGCAAAACTCCAATAGGTGTGATAATGTGGTGGTATAGGAAAAGAAGGGTCCTTTATATCAGAAGGTTTTAATTTCGTTTCTTGTAAACAAATAATATCTGGCGAAACTTCTTCAAGCCATTCAGTAAAGCCTTTTTTTAATATGGAACGAAATCCGTTAACATTCCACGAAATTACAACCGTCATATATTTACTCCTGAATTCATGATAAATTTCTAATTAGTATAAGAAAAAAATTTATAATAAAACGACTTTGAACAATCATTAGAAATTGGATAGGTGAGACCTTTAGAAAGATTAGATATGCTATAAACTGTTGTATAATAAAAAACACATT contains:
- a CDS encoding exodeoxyribonuclease III, encoding MTVVISWNVNGFRSILKKGFTEWLEEVSPDIICLQETKLKPSDIKDPSFPIPPHYHTYWSFAKKPGYSGTAFFCKKKPLQIIEINEPAFTDEGRVQIADFGDFVLFNSYWPNSQEEKKRLSYKIEFIDKLQQILLDFVKKQKKNILVCGDFNIAHTEIDLARPKENENHAGYYPEERESMTKFLNAGFVDTFRMFCKEGGHYTWWSYRTNARARNIGWRIDYHVVNETFKKHIKRSWILSDVHGSDHCPIGVEIIK